The Prunus persica cultivar Lovell chromosome G8, Prunus_persica_NCBIv2, whole genome shotgun sequence genome includes a region encoding these proteins:
- the LOC18766514 gene encoding glycine-rich protein 2, which produces MSEEKHHHGLFHHHKDEDRPIETSDYPQSGGYSDEGRTGSGYGGGGGYGDGGGGYGDNTAYSGEGRPGSGYGGGGGYGESADYSDGGRYKETAAYGTTGTHESEIDYKKEEKHHKHLEHLSEAGAAAAGVFALHEKHESKKDPEHAHRHKIEEEIAAAAAVGSGGFAFHEHHEKKEAKEEEEESHGKKHHHLF; this is translated from the exons ATGTCTGAGGAGAAGCACCACCACGGCCTCTTCCACCACCACAAGGATGAAGACAGACCCATTGAAACCTCAGACTACCCTCAGTCTGGTGGTTACTCTGATGAAGGACGTACAGGCAGCGGCtacggtggtggtggtggctaCGGCGATGGTGGTGGCGGCTACGGGGACAACACTGCTTATTCTGGTGAAGGACGTCCCGGCAGCGGCtacggtggtggtggcggctaTGGAGAGAGCGCTGATTACTCAGATGGCGGCCGTTACAAGGAGACCGCTGCATATGGCACCACTGGCACCCATGAATCTGAAATTGACTACAAGAAGGAGGAGAAGCACCACAAGCATCTTGAGCACCTAAGCGAGGCCGgggctgctgctgctggtgtTTTTGCCCTG CATGAGAAGCACGAGTCAAAGAAAGACCCAGAGCATGCTCACAGGCACAAGATAGAGGAGGAGATTGCTGCAGCAGCTGCAGTTGGGTCTGGTGGGTTTGCCTTCCATGAGCATCATGAGAAGAAAGAGgcaaaggaagaagaggaagagtcTCATGGAAAGAAGCACCACCATCTCTTCTAA